One segment of Alistipes finegoldii DSM 17242 DNA contains the following:
- a CDS encoding S8 family peptidase: protein MKKIIGIFSMLFLLAITLGSCTDAPVDEPGQDGLSKTRSAGADATCYYWYSGEKIPLTLNTEYVNIVADDASLKSSKTGSSFQGLDLVQEDGARSGNVVKYRLTSKSTATDYSKLIKDLKQNKQIKHILPFFSRGANAQPIGTSDIFYLKLKDEKDFATLKLLAEEQKVQIVKEVPYMPLWYIMSIHNSSFGSSVDASNYFYETGHFADVDPAFMFDFKPNVIPNDPMFGQLWGLKNNSYPDIDINVTAAWDITRGAGAKVAVLDQGIDRSHNDLNANLHTLSYDAQTGKSPSVFVNGLSHGTHVAGTVAAVWNNNLQVVGVAPEAKIIGVSHDLYLSTTFSAELASGFSWAWQNGADVLTNSWGDQGGAFYDTMHSAILEQAIIDAMTKGRDGLGCVVTFAAGNYSGVMDYPGNFHDDILTVGSIDSNGSKSSFSGYGTKLDVVAPGSNILSTIPGNSTGQKSGTSMATPHIAGVAALVISKNPTFTRLQVVTAIEKSGKKVGGYLYKTTSGRPNGLWVDYMGYGLVDAYAAVNYVPDKILFYDQHVTTDQIVQGRKVETKNVTVSNNAKLTIIGTESVTSLETLHVNAGCKLEIRN, encoded by the coding sequence CCTGAGTAAGACACGCTCGGCAGGGGCAGATGCGACGTGCTACTACTGGTATAGCGGAGAAAAGATACCCTTGACTCTGAATACTGAATATGTGAATATTGTTGCAGATGATGCGTCGTTGAAATCTTCAAAGACCGGTTCTTCATTTCAAGGGCTGGACTTAGTACAAGAAGATGGCGCTCGGAGCGGGAATGTAGTCAAATATAGATTGACTTCGAAATCGACTGCTACAGACTACTCTAAACTCATAAAAGACCTCAAGCAAAATAAGCAGATTAAACACATTCTGCCATTCTTTAGCCGAGGTGCGAATGCTCAACCCATCGGAACATCCGATATTTTCTATTTGAAATTAAAGGATGAGAAAGATTTCGCCACATTAAAGCTGCTGGCAGAAGAACAGAAAGTTCAGATTGTAAAGGAGGTTCCTTATATGCCTTTGTGGTATATTATGTCTATTCATAACTCCAGCTTCGGCAGTTCGGTAGATGCAAGCAACTACTTCTATGAAACTGGTCATTTCGCAGATGTGGACCCTGCATTTATGTTTGATTTCAAGCCGAACGTTATTCCTAATGATCCGATGTTTGGCCAACTATGGGGATTGAAAAATAATTCTTATCCGGATATTGATATCAATGTTACCGCTGCGTGGGATATAACAAGAGGAGCCGGTGCGAAAGTCGCGGTATTAGATCAGGGGATTGACCGCAGCCACAATGATTTGAATGCCAATCTTCATACCTTGAGCTATGATGCGCAAACGGGCAAATCTCCCAGCGTATTTGTGAATGGATTGAGTCATGGAACACACGTAGCCGGTACTGTTGCCGCCGTATGGAATAATAATCTGCAAGTGGTTGGCGTTGCTCCTGAAGCCAAGATTATCGGAGTTAGTCACGACCTATATTTGTCAACAACATTCTCGGCTGAACTTGCGAGCGGATTTAGCTGGGCATGGCAAAATGGGGCTGATGTACTTACTAATTCTTGGGGCGATCAGGGTGGAGCATTTTACGACACTATGCATAGTGCGATTTTGGAGCAGGCTATTATTGATGCCATGACAAAAGGCCGGGATGGATTAGGGTGTGTAGTAACCTTTGCTGCAGGAAATTATTCTGGAGTTATGGATTATCCCGGCAATTTCCATGATGATATATTAACTGTCGGTTCTATTGACTCAAATGGCAGTAAATCGTCTTTCTCCGGATATGGTACGAAGTTGGATGTTGTGGCTCCCGGATCTAATATTTTGTCTACAATTCCGGGCAATAGCACAGGCCAGAAGAGTGGAACGTCTATGGCTACCCCGCATATTGCGGGTGTAGCAGCTCTCGTAATATCGAAGAACCCTACTTTTACACGCTTGCAAGTGGTAACTGCTATAGAAAAATCAGGGAAAAAGGTCGGAGGTTATTTATATAAAACGACTTCCGGTCGTCCCAATGGGCTATGGGTTGATTACATGGGCTATGGCTTGGTCGATGCTTATGCCGCAGTGAATTACGTTCCTGATAAAATTCTTTTTTACGATCAGCATGTAACGACAGATCAGATTGTTCAGGGTCGTAAAGTGGAGACTAAGAATGTCACTGTTAGTAATAACGCAAAATTGACAATCATAGGAACCGAAAGTGTTACATCGCTTGAGACTTTACATGTAAATGCTGGTTGTAAACTTGAGATACGCAATTAA